Proteins found in one Muntiacus reevesi chromosome 2, mMunRee1.1, whole genome shotgun sequence genomic segment:
- the EEF2KMT gene encoding protein-lysine N-methyltransferase EEF2KMT isoform X3, with translation MAPEERADAARLLRGFERRFLAARALRSFPWQSLEEKLRDSSGSELLLDILQKTVKHPLCMKHPPSVKYVRSFLSELIRKHEAAHTEPSDELYQALAEVLTAEEPTHYHRSYLLPSGDSVTLCESTAIVSHGTTGLVTWNAALYLAEWAVENPAVFAHRTALELGSGAGLTGLAICKACRPSAYIFSDCHSRVLEQLQGNVLLNGFSLAPGTDARAQHPAPRTLEAEHPRVTVARLDWDTVTAPQLAAFHPDVVLAAGITERTQSRRNRKTAVTV, from the exons ATGGCGCCGGAGGAGAGAGCGGATGCCGCGCGCCTGCTGCGGGGTTTCGAGCGCCGCTTCTTGGCGGCGCGCGCACTGCGCTCCTTCCCCTGGCAG AGCCTAGAAGAGAAACTAAGGGACTCGTCAGGCTCTGAGCTGCTGCTGGATATTTTGCAGAAG ACCGTGAAGCACCCTCTGTGCATGAAGCACCCACCATCAGTGAAGTATGTCCGGAGCTTTCTCTCCGAGCTCATCAGAAAG caCGAGGCTGCCCACACAGAGCCATCGGATGAGCTGTACCAGGCGCTGGCGGAGGTCCTGACGGCCGAGGAGCCCACCCACTACCACCGGAGCTATCTGCTG CCTTCAGGTGACTCGGTCACCCTCTGCGAGAGCACCGCCATCGTATCCCATGGGACCACCGGCCTGGTCACGTGGAACGCCGCGCTCTATCTGGCCGAGTGGGCCGTGGAGAACCCAGCAGTGTTCGCTCACAG gacAGCCTTAGAGCTGGGCAGTGGGGCCGGCCTCACGGGCCTGGCCATTTGCAAGGCATGCCGGCCCAGTGCGTACATCTTCAGCGACTGTCACAGCCGCGTCCTGGAGCAGCTGCAAGGAAACGTCCTTCTCAATGGCTTCTCGTTGGCGCCAGGCACGGACGCCCGGGCGCAGCACCCGGCACCCCGTACCCTCGAGGCAGAGCACCCCCGGGTGACGGTGGCCCGGCTGGACTGGGACACGGTGACGGCGCCGCAGCTCGCGGCCTTCCACCCGGACGTCGTCCTTGCCGCAG